The genomic DNA tgtatacctatggctgtcATGTtgcagtttgacagaaaacaacaacattctgtaaagcaattatccttcaattaaaaaataaattaaaaaaaaagatgcacaacttgAAAATTGCAGGTTAaactttatttggggcaaaatgaggcctgcagcccaggaggcagcacctcagatagctctgagagactacTCCGAAGGCGCAGTCAGGGAAGGTCAAtaataaggttttggtgaaggaggaGTTTAATGCAATCAATTGCTTACTTTACaagaggttttctgctagtcatgaggatctgatgttaccatgaagggatttattgcttctctagatatgaggagatgcaaggactgGAATCATAAAATCAACTCCTGAAgatatctaactatctaaagacctgtcccaccagattccctggggcACATTCCACCTTGAACTtcctcagggggtgttgaaggtcaacagctgcagcagcacagggctCAATTTCctggaccttcccgacccagggatcgagccctggtctcccacattggagacagacgcttaaccgtctgagccaccagggaagtccctaattccCACAGAGGCGGGTGACAAACGCCCTTGTGCAGCCGCTGCCACTGCTCTTGGCTCTTGCCAACGCTCAGTGCCCGTTTGCAGTTGACTCAGCCTAGAGGAGTGGAATGGTGAGGGGTGCTCAAGAAAGAGAgggtatgactgattcatgttgatttacGGCAGAGACCTCCACAACACTGTGAAGCaattgttgttgttagtcactaagtcgtctgactctttgcgaccccatggactgcaacttgcCAGGattcccggtccttcaccatctcctggaatttgctcagactcatgtcccttggatcagtgatgctatctaaccatctcatcctctaccacccctttctccttttgttttcaatctttcccaggatcaaggtcttttccaacgagtcggttcattgtaaagcaattatcttccaattccctggtggctcatgatacagcgtctgcctacaatgcgggtgacccaggttcaatccctgagttgggaagatcctctggagaaggaaatggcaacccactccagtactcttgcctggaaaatcccttggatggaggagcatggttggctacagtccatggcatggcaaagagtgggacacgactgagcgacttcactttcactttatcttccaattaaaaaaaaaggtatctaCTTTGTGACTAGAAGCAACCTTCTACCGAGATGTGTGGTTCACTCAACTCATAGTTCTTACACTGTGTGTTTTTTCAGCCAATAAACCTTAAAAGTTTAAACTCTGAAATATTTGCCTTCAAGGATTTCAAAGGAGAGATTGTGGACCTCTGGCAATTTTCTGGCTATTTCTGAATTTTGCCCAAACTCCACCTTCAGTTGCACTACTTGATGCTCATGACCTTGTAGAAAAGCCAGGAAGATATTGTCTCAAAAGGCTGTGTCTGATCCCAATCTTCCTGAGACTAGGAAGATCAGGGTTACTAGGGCACAATCCCGCCCTAGGCTCCACCCACCCTCCTAATTTATTATTAACAGCCTGAGGATCCACCTGGACTTTCTTTGCTGCCTTCAAGGAAATTGGTTCTTCAGGGACAAGCATGGCCTGGAAGATCACACCACTGCTGTGCCTTCTGGTGTGTGTGGCTGCTGTAGGGGCAGCCCGGCCCAGGACTCAGCTTCTCAATGTCTGCATGAATGCCAGGTACCATAAGGAAAAACCAGGTCCCGAAGACAAGTTACACGGACAGGTAGGCTGAGGGGTCATCTGGGATGGGGAAGAGCTGCCTCAGGGAATGTCTACCCCCGTCCTTGGTAGAGGCAGGGAAGTTCCCTGAACAGCTCTTTCTTCAGTTTGCATCGACTGTTTTACACATACTGTGTGCCCAGTGTGGTCAGAACAATGCCTAGAGCTCAGCTTCTTGGTTGTTGAGTTTCCGTGTTACTCAAATCAGGAAGCAGGCCTGGAAAGACCTTTTGGGGGGAAGGAgggggttgattttctttttttaattctttttttataagtttgtatttggctgtgctgggtcttcattgtggcccacaggctgttTGCTGCTCTGcgcagacttagttgctctgtggcatgcggaaatcttagttcccctatcagGGACCAAACTCATATCCCCTGCGTtgccagacagattcttaaccactggacaagcagggaagtccccttaataTTCTGCTTTTATACTAAATTCTAGGCCATGGGTTTTCAGTCATTCATAAGATCATTGTGTATTTCTGTAATTAGAACTGTACTGGGGTTGTGGTTCATTTAACTTGCTTCCTCACCTTCAGGTCTTTATCACCTTCTCAAAGAGGCTTAATCTGGTCATTCCAGAAAACTGAAATTTCCTGTTCCTCTCCTGTTTTTGCCCAAAGAAATTATCCAGTGCTAAGTTTTCATTGTGTTCCCAGTTCCTAGAAAAATGCCTGAGTTAGCAATAGGagctcaataaaaatttaaattaataaatgttgTGATGACTGCTATCCCTGGGATTCCACAGTCTTGGAGAACCCTGTCCCCCAAAAAGTGTCCCTCCACCTGATGTTTCTCTGAAGACTGTTGGGGAATCAAGGACTGAAGGGGAGAGGTGGAAACATTCTGGTTGTGCTGGGTGTGAGAGCTCACCCTTGAGTCCCTCTTCCCTTCCCCGCCCTCAATCAACAGTGCAGCCCTTGGGAAAACAATGCCTGCTGCTTTGTCAACACCAGCATCGAAGCCCATAAGGATATTTCCAGCCTGTACAGATTCGACTGGGACCACTGCGGCAAGATGGAGCCTGCATGCAAGCGCCACTTTATTCAGGACATCTGTCTCTATGAGTGCTCACCTAACCTGGGGCCCTGGATCCAGGAGGTATGGGCACCAGCCCCTCAGCAGAGGACAGCCCCTAGCTGATCCACCCACAGCCACTTGCAGGGACACTCCAGGAATTCTGGTCTGAGGAGGGTCATGGGAGCACCTCGTTTGCCCTTTTCCTGTTTGCCCATTTCTGTTACCCtctaaccatcagttcagttcagtcactcagtcgtgtctgactctttgtgaccgcatagactgcagcacaccaggcttccctgtccatcaccaactcctgaagcttactcaaattcatgttcattgagtcggtgatgctatccatccatctcatcctctgtcttctccttctcctcctgcttccagtcattcccagcatcagggtcttttcaaatgagtcagttcttcacatcagatggccagactattggagtttcaacttcaacattagtccttccaatgaacacccaggactggtctcctttaggatggactggttggatctctttgcagtccaacggactctcaagagtcttttccaacaccacagttcaaaagcatcagttcttcagctttaTAATCCaaatctcacaaccatacatgactactagaaaaaccatagctttgactagacagacctttgttggcaaagtaatgtctcttctttttaatatgctgtctaggttggtcataacttttctcccaaggagaaagtatcttttaatttcatggctgcagtcaccatctgcagtgattttggagccccaaaaaatagtctgtcactgtttctccatctatttgccatgaggtgatgggatcttatgtcatgatcttagttttctgaacgttgagttttaagcctactttttcactctcttctttcaccctcatcaagtagctctttagttcttcttttctttctgccataagggtggtgtcatctgcatatctgaggttattgatatttctcccagcaatcttgattccagcttgtgattcatccagcccagcatctcatgatgtactcagcatataagttaaataagcagggtgacaatatacagccttgacatactcctttcccgatttggaaccagtctgttgttccatgtccagttctgactgttgcttcttgacctacatacagatttctcaggaggcaggtgagatggtctggtattcccatctcttgaagaattttccacagtttgttgtgatccatacaaaggctttcgcatagtcaataaagccaacatagatttttttctggaactctctcgctttttcgatgatccagtggatgctggcaatttgatctctggttcctctaaccTTAAAACAACCTAATTATAGGGGTGAAATCACCAGGCAATTTAACCTAACTCCTGACTTGTGCTCTCCTGAATAGATAGCATGCCTTGCCTAACCTATTGATTCTTTTCCTAGATTAAAAAAGTAAGGATGAAGAATTACTTAAGTAGCTAAAAAATGATTAGCTCTGTACCTCAAACAGCTCGCTTAGCAAACCTGCAGGCAAGTCACTGGGCAATATGGTATCTGAAGTCAGCCAGTTGGTGCACAATGGAGAATGATGCATAATCTAACTTCCTGCCTTAGTGATTCCCTGAggttctttcccttttctccgtAAAAAACGGGCATGGCCGAACATAATCTAGAGCTGGCTTCAGGACATGAATTAACTTCTCTCCAGAttgctggcttttcttttttttttttaatttatattttaatttttacttattattttatttatttatggctgtgctgggtcttgattACTGTGCggccttttctctggttgcagcgtatggacttctcattacagtggcttctctagttgtggagcacgggctctagggtgcgagggcttcagtagttgtggcacttgggctccaTTACAGTTCTCCAGCTCTAGAGTCCAGTTCaatagttgtggagcacagggttagttgctccacggcacgtgggatcttccccaactagGGGCTGTATGCATGTCCCCTGCATAGGCAGGTCGatcttacccactgtaccaccagggaagtcccattgatTACTGGCTTTTGAGCAGAGAGCAGCTAAAACTGAGTTTGGTTAACAGTGGAGTCACTGCCTCTCTCTCAGCCCTGGACACCATCAGGGCTGTAGCAGCTGAGATCCCTGGCTGACTAGAGCCCTCCTTCCCTGGTTCCTGACCCAGGTGAATCAGAGCTGGCGCAAAGAACGGATTCTGAATGTGCCCCTCTGCAAAGAGGACTGTGAGAGCTGGTGGGAAGACTGCCGCACCTCCTACACCTGCAAGAGCAACTGGCACAGGGGCTGGGACTGGACCTCAGGTGAGAgctgggggggcggggagagagggCTTTGGAAGGGGTGGTGGGGGTGCGGAAGGGTTTATGGAGACTTGCAGCTGTGGGGCTGGTGGAGCAAGAGGTGGTTCTGGACCCAGTGGCTACAGGCTTCTATCCTCCCCACAGGGTACAACCAGTGCCCAGTGAAAGTTGCCTGCCATCGCTTCGACTTCTACTTCCCCACGCCTGCTGCTCTGTGCAATGAAATCTGGAGTCACTCCTACAGGGCCAGCAACTACAGCCGGGGCAGCGGCCGCTGCATTCAGATGTGGTTCGACCCTGTCCTGGGCAACCCCAACGAGGAGGTGGCGAGATTCTATGCTGAGAGCATGAATGGGGCTGGGCTCCATGAGGCCTGGCCTCTGCGTTTCGGCCTGCTCCTATTGTTGCTCTGGCTGCTCAGCTGAGCTCCTATTATTTTCTGACACCTGGCAATCCCTGCCCCGTTAAGCTCCACAGTCAGTTTGTTCCTTGGTGGAAACTGAATAAAAAGTCAGTCACCCTACATGTGTCATGTAAGTTATTTGAATGTGAGTGGAAATGAGACTTTTGCTTTCCAGTACCACTGACTGAAACTAGTTAGACTTGGGCCAGTTTTCAGTTCTGATACTTGCTATGATCTTGCCAAATAACTTTAATCTTCCAATCTAGGGATATTCATAGCTctcaatttcatttttcactgcaGCTTTATCTAGAGCCAGGCAGAGGAATTTATCATTTGAATTGGACCCAAGTATTCCAGAGCTAACTGGAATGCTTGCTCTATCCTTTTCTCAGCTCTTCAACAGAAGAGAGGGCAATGGCAGTGTCCAGCATGGACAACATGTTCTGGACTGCAGGCTAGGAAGAGGTGAAGGGTGACCCGAGAGAGCTCTAGACCTTCTAATACAGCACTACCTGGGGGCTCTGTcccaaattctttatatattttattcctaTAAGGTATAGATGCTTTGTCtctattctgttgttgttcactcagtcatgtctgaatttttgtgaccccatggactgcggcatgccaggcttccctgtccttcactatttccgggagtttgatcaaattcatgaccattaagttggtgatgccatcaaaccatcgcatcctctgttgcccccttctcctcttgccctcagtctttcccacaatcagggtctttaccgatgagttgtctcttcacatcaggtggcctaagtattggaacttcagctttagtaacagtctttccaataaatattcagggttgatttcctttaggattgactggtttcatcttttCACTGCTATCCAAGGCAATCAAGattatcaggagaaatatcaataacctcagatatgcagataacagcacccttatgcagaaagcaaagaggaactaaagagcctcttgatgagggtgaaagaggagagtgaaaaagctggcttaaaactcagcgttcaaaaaacaaagatcatggcatccggtcccatcacttcgtggcaaatagatatggaaacagtgacagatttcattttcttgggctccaaaatcactgcagatggtgactgcagctataaaattaaaagatgcttgctccttggaagaaaaactctgaccaatctagacagcatattaaaaagcaaagacattactttgccagcaaaggtccatctagtcaaagctatggtttttccagtagtcatgtatggatgtgacagctggaccataaagaaagctgagcactgaagaactgttgcttttgaaccatggtgttgactcttgagagtcccttggattgcaaggagatcaaaccagtcaatcctaaaggaaatcaatcctgaatatacattggaaggactgatgctgaagctgaagctccaatactttggccacttgatgcaaagaactgactcactggaaaagaccctgatgctggggaagattgaaggcaggaagagaaggggataacagaggatgagatggttggatggcatcaccaactcaatgggcatgagtctgagcaagcttagggagttggtgatggacagggaagcctggcctgctgcagtccatggagttgcagagttggatatgactgagtgactgaactgaactgaagggattctaagtcttctctggcaccacaattcaaaagcatcagttctttggcactcagccttctttatggtccagtttagttcagtttctcagtcatgtctgactctttgtgaccccatgaaccgcagcacgcgagacctccctgtccatcaccaactcccatgtccattgagtcagtgatgccatccaaccatttcatcctctctcatccccttctccacctgccctcaatctttcccagcatcagggtcttttcaaatgagtcagctcttccttcccatcaggtggccaaagtattggagtttcagcttcaacatcagtatttccaatgaacatccaggattgatctcctttaggatggactggttggatctccttgcagtccaagggactttcaagagtcttctccaacatcacagttcaaaagcatcaattctttggcactcagctttctctatagtccaaccctcacatccatacatgactactggaaaaaccatagctttgactagatggacctttgttggcaaagtaatgtctctgctttttaatatgctgtctaggttggtcataacttttcttccaaggaacaagcatctttgaattttatggctgtagtcaccatctgcagtgattttggagctccccaaaataaagtctgtcactgtttccattgtttcaccatctatttgccatgaagtgatgggaccagatgccatgatcttagttttctgaatgttgagtttaaagcctactttttcactctcctctttccctttcatcaagaggctctttagttcttcactttctgccataagggtggtatcatctggatatctgaggttattgctttctcctggcaatcttgatttcagcttgtgcttcatccagcccagcatttctcatgatgtactctgcatagaaattaaataagcagggtgacaatatatagccttcacatactcctttcccgatttggaaccagtctgttgttccatgtccagttctaactgttgcttcttgacctacatacagatttctcaggaggcaggtgaggtggtctggtattcccatctcttgaagaattttccatagcttattgtgatccacacagtcaaaggctttcgcatagtcaataaagcagaagtagatatttttctggaactctcttgcttttttgatgatccaatggatattggcaacttgatctctggttcctctgccttttctaaatccagcttcaatatctggaagttcatggttcatgtactgttgaagcctggcttgcagaattttgagcattactttgctagcatgtgaatgaGTGcaatttgtggtagtttgagcattctttggcattgcctttttttggggattggaatgaaaactgaccttttctggtcctgtggccactgctgagttttccagatttgctggcatatttagtgcagcacttttacagcatcatctttcaggatttgaaatagctcaactggaattccatcacctccactagctgtgttcatagagatgctttctaaggtccatttgatttcacattctaggatgtctggctctaggtgagtgatcacaccattgtggttatctgggtcatgaagatcttttttgtacagttctcctgtgtattcttgccacctcttcttaatatcttctgcttctgttaggtccataccatttccgtcctttattgtgcccatctttgcatgaaattttcttgaagagatctctagtctttcccattctattgttttcctttatttctttgcattgatcatggaggaaggctttcttatttctccttgctattctttataactcagcattcaaatgggtatatctttccttttctcctttgcctttcacttctcttcttttctcagctatttgtaaggccttctcagacatcattttgcctttttgcatttcatcttcttggggatggtcttgatcacatcctcctgtacaatgtcacaaacctctgtccatagttcatcaggcactctgtctatcagatctaattccttgaatctatttgtcacttccactgtataatcataagggatttgatttaggtcatacctgaatggtctagtggttttccctactttcttcaatttaagtctgaattttgtaataaggagttcatgatctgagccacagtcagctccctatcttgtttttcctgactatattctccatctttggctgcaaagaatataatcaatctgattttagtattgaccatctggtgatgtcattgagtagagtcttctcctgtgttgtcagaagagggtgtttgctatgaccagtgtgttctcttggcaaaagtctgttagcccctgacctgctttgttttgtactccaaggccaaatttgcctgttactccaggtatctcttgactgcctacttttgcattccagtctcctataatgaaaaggacacctttttttggtgttagttctagaaggtcttgtaggtcttcatagaacggtTCAACTTtaccttcttcagcattcctggttggggcacagacttggattactatgatattgaatggtttgcctttgaaacagatcattctgttggttaaaattaaaatgtaaaattaaacttacaatgaggtactatttcatACCCACTAGAATAGTTACAATAAATAAGacaggcagggacttccctggtggtccagtggttaagaccctgtgctcccaatgcagagggcccaggttcaacccctggtcagggaactagattccatagcTAAGAGgtcacatgctgaaactaaagatcccacatgatgcaacaaagatcctatgggccacaactaagacccggtacagccaaataaataaatacttaggaaaaaaaagacaggcaATGACAAATGTTCACCAAGATGAAGGGAAACTAGAACCAGCCTGTATTGCTAACAGGAATGTGAAATAGCACAatcctttggaaaacagtatggtagcTTCTCAAAAAGTTAAGCAAAACCCATTGATTCTACTTCTAAGCAactactcaagagaaatgaaaatacaaatccACAAATGTgcatgttcatagaagcattattcagaaaagccccaaactgaaaataaCTTCAATGTCCATAAACTAGTGAGTAGACAGACAAAATGTGTTGTAACCATACAACAAAATgctatttagcaataaaaagtaatgaactaTTAGTACACGCTACGTTATGGGTGAACCTTAAAAACCTTATGCTAGGTGAAAGTCCACTAGTCCCAGAAAAGGCAAActtatagagatagaaagtagactAGTGGTAGCCTGGGGCTGGATTTAGGAACAGGAATTAACTATAAATGGGCATAAGGagggatgaaaatgttctaaagctCATTTATGGTGAGGTTGCACCGCTCTGGAAAATCATTGTAAGCATTAAATGTATAAATGTTATGATATGCAAAATGAACAAATgcatggatgaataaatgaatgattgcCTATAGAATACACTCCCTTGCAATGGCAGTATATAAGGAATTTTACACATTTTTGAATTTCTGTTTAGTGTATTCATGAGGGGATATATTCTAAGCAGTTTAGTGACTGGGGCCATAAAAATCTATCACCGGAGCCAAACTCTATCCCATCATGAACTTTGAGAGATTTGTTGGGCCAACGTGGCAATAAAGGAGGGAGTCAATTATTGGAATAGTTGTAGATGATATCAGCGTGGATGCTTAGGAGAGTGGCCCATTGACCAAGAATTTTTTTTAGGGAGAATGTTTACTGTGGTTGGCACAAGTATGGTCTACTAAATTGAGGGTTagagaccacagccaggagaaagaaaaagggctGTATCATATGACTAATCAAAAAAAGAACATGAAGCACATTACCAAAAATACCAACACAATGACCACAATCATAGAGCCTTCATCAACTTccctaattctttaaaaatgatttctgaTTACCTGTTTGTATGTTGAATCTGTCTCCATAGAAGTCTCCTTCTTTGGGGCTGGAATTTTTCTGGAAACTGCAAGTTCCAAGGCTCTGACAGGTTAAATCATCCAAGCGTTAGTTTATGGTGGTGACATCAGATTCATGAGTCTATTTTCCAGTTAGTCAATTATGGTAGGATCTTTAGAAAAacaagaggagagaagagaaacccTTGTTAGCAGGAACCAAGATTTGGTCAATCTATTAATTTCTAGTATCAGAATAAAAGAGAGAATTTTCACTCGGG from Budorcas taxicolor isolate Tak-1 chromosome 15, Takin1.1, whole genome shotgun sequence includes the following:
- the LOC128060534 gene encoding folate receptor alpha-like; translation: MAWKITPLLCLLVCVAAVGAARPRTQLLNVCMNARYHKEKPGPEDKLHGQCSPWENNACCFVNTSIEAHKDISSLYRFDWDHCGKMEPACKRHFIQDICLYECSPNLGPWIQEVNQSWRKERILNVPLCKEDCESWWEDCRTSYTCKSNWHRGWDWTSGYNQCPVKVACHRFDFYFPTPAALCNEIWSHSYRASNYSRGSGRCIQMWFDPVLGNPNEEVARFYAESMNGAGLHEAWPLRFGLLLLLLWLLS